A stretch of DNA from Variovorax paradoxus:
CTGTGAACTGACCGGATGGCCTTCCGAAAAGGAAGGCGCCGCGATCAGCAACGGCCCTTCTTGGCCTGGCCGGGCGGGCAGTGACCGCCGCCGCGGTGATCGTCGTCATGGTCGTAGCGGTCGCCGCGGTCATGGTGGTGGCGATCGCTGCGTCGTTCTTCACGGCGCTCGGCGCGGCGCCAGTCGCCTTCACGCCAGCGCCAGCCGCCGTCGGCACGCACCCAGCCACCCGGGGCGTAGGCGTAATCGGGGCGGGCCGCCACGTAATAGCCCGGGCGCCATGCGTAGGCGCGGTCGTTCCATTGCCAATGGCCGGGCACCCAGACCTGACCGCTGCGCGGTCGTGGCGCGGGCTCGTAACGCGGTGCGGGCGGCGCGACCTGGATCAGGCCGGGCACGTTGATGTTGACGGAGACCTGTGCCACGGCGGGCAACGTGGCGGCCGCCACTGCGGCGGCCAAAAGAATTCTTGTGATTTTCATCGTGAAGCCCTTGATGATTGTTTTGGGGGAAGCCAGTCCGAACAACGCCTGACCGGTGGACCGCGTGTACGGGATACCCCTGCCTTGGCACCTGCAGTCGTTAACAAACGGGAAGTTTTGCACGCATCGAAGGGCGCCCCTGTCGGACAGGCCCGCGTGCCGCGAAACGACGCCTGATGTGTGGCGCAAAAAGCGAAAAGGCCCGTTACCTTGTGAGTAACGGGCCTTCAGCAAATGGTGGCTCCTCGACCTGGGCTCGAACCAGGGACCTACGGATTAACAGTCCGGCGCTCTACCAACTGAGCTATCGAGGAACAAGCCTTCAATTATATTCAATGAATTCGCCGTTCTGAGACGGCGGCGATCATTTTTGATGGGTCAAGCGCGCAGGGCGATTGATTTTTTTCGCGTCTTCCACGTCTTCGCCCCCGCGTGCTTCGTTCGCGTGGGGCTCCACAAATGAAAAGGCCCGCTACCTTGTGAGTAGCGGGCCTTTCAGAGGCCTTGCGGCTTTGTTCTGGCTCCTCGACCTGGGCTCGAACCAGGGACCTACGGATTAACAGTCCGGCGCTCTACCAACTGAGCTATCGAGGAACAAGCCTTAGATTATAGCGTGGTTTTTTGGGCTTCCAAAAACTCCGGGAAGCATCGAGGCGCGAGCGCAACGAAATCGTGGCGACGAGGCCGCGACGAAGACGAACGCGCTTACTCGTCACATCGCAATGCTCACGCCCAGCCGCAGCGTGCGCGGCGCGCCCGGGAACAGGTAGACGTGGCTGAACTGGTAGGGCGACTCCTTCCAGTAGCGGCGATCGAACAGGTTGTCGACGGCCAGCGTCCAGCTCGTGGCCATGCCGGCCAGCTTGGTGTCGTAGCGCAGCACCGCATCGAGGCGCGTCCACGACGGCAGCCGGATCGAGCCGTCGGGCAGCACGTTGCGGCGGCCTTCGTACGACAGCTGTCCCGCGAGTTCGAGGCCCGGCACCGACGCGAAGCGGTAGCCGGCCTGCGCGCGCAGCACCTGCTTGGGCACGTTGGTGGGCGCCTGTCCGTTGAGCTCAGGCGCGGTCGTGCTGCCGCGCCGCTTGGCGTCGATGAGCGCCACGCTGCCGCCCACGCGCCAGGGGCCGCCCGTCCATTGCGCGCCGGCCTCGAGGCCGCGGTGTACCGCGCGGCCGTCGTTGCGCACCGTGCAGAACTCGCCGCACAGGTCGAGGTTGGTCATCGGGCGCGAGATGTCGAACCACGCGACCTGCCAGTTGAACGCCGCGCCGCCGCCCTTCAGGCCCAGTTCCCACTGGCGCGATTGCAGCGCGGGCAGCGCCTCGCCCGCGTTCGCGTACTGCGAGCTCTTGTTCGGCACCACCTGCGATTCGACGCCCTTGCCCCAGCTCGCGTAGGCGAGCAGTCCGGGCTGGATCGTGTAGCTGGCCGCGATCCACGGCGTGGTGATGCTGTCGTTGTAACCGGTGGGGCGCGAGCCGTCGGTGCGAATGCTGTCGCGCGACAGCCGCGTGTGCCGCGCGCCGATCCAGGTCGTGAAGCGGTCGTTCCAGCGGATCGCGTCCTGCACCGACAGCTCGGTCGAGCGCTCGTTGCGGTTGGTATTCGCGTCGGTCAGCCGCGGGTCGGCCGGCGTCATCGCGGTCGCCCAGATGTTGCCGGTGCCGACGTAGTTGTAGGCCTGGTCCTGGAAGCGGTTGCGCACGCGGCTTTGCAGCAGGCCGAAGCCCAGCTCGTGCCGCACGCTGCCCGTCATCACGTTGCCCTTGAGGTTGAGGCTGCCCGCGGTCTGCGTGCGGCGCTCGTTCTCGCTGCGGAAGTCGTACACGTCGAAGGTGCCGTCAGAGCAATAGCGGTCGTAGTTGCCTTCGGCGCCGCAGCCGAAGGCGTAGGCCAGCCGGTCGTCGGTCTTCAGGCGCTGCTGGCCGATCTGCGCGCTCCAGCGCCAGTCGGCATTCAGTGCCTGGCTAAAGCGCACCGTGCCGGTCAGCGCCTTGAACACCGAGGGCTGCGACCACGGCTGGTTGTTGAGGTTGATGCGCGGATCGACCGGCCTGGGCAGCGTGTTGCCCAGCAGGCTGTAGCCGTTCTGGCTCGGCTGTGTCTTGCGGCTTTGCTCAACCTCGAATTCGAGCACCGAGTCGCGCGTGATGCGCCAGTCGGCCGCGAGCGAGAAGATGCGGCGGCTGCCGTCGAGGTTGTGCGTGAGCGGGTTGAGCTTTTCGGCGGCCATGTTGAGCCGGTAGCCGAACTGGCGGTTCTCGCCGAAGCGCCCACCGAAGTCGAGTGCGCCGAGCACGCTGCCGCGGCTCGTGGTTTCGAGGCGGACGGTGCGCAGGTCTTGCTCGGTCGGGCGCTTGACCACGTAGTTGACGAGCCCGCCCGGCGCGCTGGTGCCGGCCTGGATGCCGCTGGTGCCGCGCAGGATTTCGATGCGCTCTTTGTTGTCCAGCGGAATCGCCGTCTCGGCGCTGATCGGCAGGCCCTCGCGCCGGTAGTTGAAGCGGTTGTCGAGCACGAAGCCGCGCACCGTGAGGTAGTCCCAGTAGCCGGCCGAGTTGTAGGCGTCGGTGACCGAGGCATCGAACTGCGTCAGGTCGGCGAGGCGGCGTGCGCCGCTGGTGCGCAGCTGCTGGCTGTCGATGATCGTGGCCGACAGCGGCAGCTCGCGCAGCGGCACGTCGCCGAAGCCGCTGATGTCGGCCTGCGGCGCGGCGGCGCCGTCGTTCACGGTGACCTCGGGGAGTGCTTGCGACGGCGATTGCGCATGCGCGCCGCAGGCGCCGAAAGTGAGGAGAGCGGCGGCGAGCGCGCGCGAAAGCGGGGAGTGCGAGAAAAGTCGAGCGTTCATTCTGTGCGTTCAGGGGAAACCGGGGCGGCGTGCATCGCCGCCATCCATTGCGCGGCCGTGGCCTCGGGGTCGTCGGCGGCGACCAGCGCGCGCACCACGGCGACCGAGCCGACGCCGGTGGCGAGCACCTCGGGCAATCGCACGGCATCGACGCCGCCGATGCCCACCTGCGGGTAGCCGCGCAGCAGGCGCGCATACGCCGCGAGCCGCGCCACGCCCTGCGGCGCGGTCGCCATCCGCTTGAGCGTGGTCGGGTAGATGGCGCCCATCGCGATGTAGCTCGGGCTCACCGCGTCGGCGCGCACCATCTCGGCGTAGCCATGGGTGCTCACGCCGAGCCGCAGGCCGGAGGCGCGCAGCTGCTGCAGTTCGTCGGGCGACAGTGCGTCGAGGTCTTCCTGCCCGAGGTGGATGCCGTAGGCGCCCGCCGCGATGGCGACCTGCCAGTGGTCGTTGATGAAGAGCAGCGCACCCGTGCCGCGCACCGCGTCGACCGCGGCCTGCACTTCACGCGCGACGGCGGCTGCGTCGTCCGACTTGAAGCGCAGCTGCACCGTCGGCACACCGGCGCGCGCCATGCGGCCGACCCAGGCGGCATCGGGCAGCACGGCGTAGAGGCCGAGCCGTTCGGGGCAGGGCGGAAAGGCGTCGGCGCGCGCGGTCGGCGGAAACGGGCCCATGCCGAAATCGACCGGCACATCGGGCCATGCCGATGCGTCGAACTGGCTGAGCCGTTCGGTCTGCGCGCGCCATGCATGGGCGAGGCATTCGGCGTCGATCTCGATGAAGCCGAGCGCGGTGCAGGCCTGCTTCGCGCCGCGGTAGATGGCGTCGTCCGACGAAAAGTGCGGTGCGCCGCTCACGGGCGTGGACGTGGCAGCGCCGAAGCGCAGGCCGTGGGACGCGACGATGGCTTGCGCCACGGCGCGGGCGTTGGAGGTGTCGATGGCGGTCATGATGTTCACGGCGCGTGGTGCCAGAAGGGCGTGCCGAGCACGGGCGTGCTGGGCTGCGCGGCGTCCTGCGCGGCCATCGCGCCGGCACGGTAGGCGGTGCGGCCGGCCTGCACCGCGTCGGCAAAGGCGCCGGCCATCGCGACCGGCTCTTGCGCGAGCGCGACGGCGGTGTTGAGCAGCACGCCGTCGTAGCCCCACTCCATCACCTGGCACGCATGCGAGGGCAGGCCGAGGCCCGCGTCGACCAGCATCGGCACCTTCAGGCGCTCGCGCAGCAGGCGCAGCGCATACGGGTTGACCGGCCCGCGTCCGGTGCCGATGGGCGCGGCCCAGGGCATCACGGCCTGGCAGCCGACATCGACGAGGCGCTGGCACAGCACGAGGTCTTCGGTGCAGTAGGGCAGCACGTGGAAGCCATCGCGGATCAGCTGCGACGCCGCATCGACGAGGTTCAGCGTGTCGGGCTGCAGCGTGTAGTCGTCGCCGATGAGCTCGAGCTTGATCCACGGCGTGTCGAACAGCTCGCGCGCCATCTGCGCGGTGGCGACCACCTCTTGCACGCTGTGGCAGCCGGCGGTGTTGGGCAGCACCGGCACGTCCAGCTTGCGCAGCAGCTCCCAGAAGCCGTTGCCGAGGTCGCTGTTGCCGGAGCCCTGGGTGGCCGTCTGACGGCGCAGCGAAGCGGTCAGCATCGCGGGCTTGGCACGCCGCACAGCCGCCTCGAGCACGTCGGGCGACGGGTAGCGCGCGGTGCCCAGCAGCAGGCGGCTGTGGAAGGTCTGGCCGTAGAGGACCAGGGGATCGGGGTTGGTCATGGGTGTCGTCTCCATCGTCTTGTCTCTGTGCGTTCGTTCAGCCGCCGGTCACCGGGCGGATCACCTCGACGCGGTCGTCGGCATGCAGCGGGTGCGTGGCATAGGCCGAGCGCGGCACGAACTCGCGGTTCACCGCCACCGCGAAAG
This window harbors:
- the thiS gene encoding sulfur carrier protein ThiS, translated to MNILINDKPCTLPEGALLADALAVLQAVPPFAVAVNREFVPRSAYATHPLHADDRVEVIRPVTGG
- the thiE gene encoding thiamine phosphate synthase is translated as MTAIDTSNARAVAQAIVASHGLRFGAATSTPVSGAPHFSSDDAIYRGAKQACTALGFIEIDAECLAHAWRAQTERLSQFDASAWPDVPVDFGMGPFPPTARADAFPPCPERLGLYAVLPDAAWVGRMARAGVPTVQLRFKSDDAAAVAREVQAAVDAVRGTGALLFINDHWQVAIAAGAYGIHLGQEDLDALSPDELQQLRASGLRLGVSTHGYAEMVRADAVSPSYIAMGAIYPTTLKRMATAPQGVARLAAYARLLRGYPQVGIGGVDAVRLPEVLATGVGSVAVVRALVAADDPEATAAQWMAAMHAAPVSPERTE
- a CDS encoding TonB-dependent siderophore receptor, whose amino-acid sequence is MNARLFSHSPLSRALAAALLTFGACGAHAQSPSQALPEVTVNDGAAAPQADISGFGDVPLRELPLSATIIDSQQLRTSGARRLADLTQFDASVTDAYNSAGYWDYLTVRGFVLDNRFNYRREGLPISAETAIPLDNKERIEILRGTSGIQAGTSAPGGLVNYVVKRPTEQDLRTVRLETTSRGSVLGALDFGGRFGENRQFGYRLNMAAEKLNPLTHNLDGSRRIFSLAADWRITRDSVLEFEVEQSRKTQPSQNGYSLLGNTLPRPVDPRINLNNQPWSQPSVFKALTGTVRFSQALNADWRWSAQIGQQRLKTDDRLAYAFGCGAEGNYDRYCSDGTFDVYDFRSENERRTQTAGSLNLKGNVMTGSVRHELGFGLLQSRVRNRFQDQAYNYVGTGNIWATAMTPADPRLTDANTNRNERSTELSVQDAIRWNDRFTTWIGARHTRLSRDSIRTDGSRPTGYNDSITTPWIAASYTIQPGLLAYASWGKGVESQVVPNKSSQYANAGEALPALQSRQWELGLKGGGAAFNWQVAWFDISRPMTNLDLCGEFCTVRNDGRAVHRGLEAGAQWTGGPWRVGGSVALIDAKRRGSTTAPELNGQAPTNVPKQVLRAQAGYRFASVPGLELAGQLSYEGRRNVLPDGSIRLPSWTRLDAVLRYDTKLAGMATSWTLAVDNLFDRRYWKESPYQFSHVYLFPGAPRTLRLGVSIAM
- a CDS encoding thiazole synthase produces the protein MTNPDPLVLYGQTFHSRLLLGTARYPSPDVLEAAVRRAKPAMLTASLRRQTATQGSGNSDLGNGFWELLRKLDVPVLPNTAGCHSVQEVVATAQMARELFDTPWIKLELIGDDYTLQPDTLNLVDAASQLIRDGFHVLPYCTEDLVLCQRLVDVGCQAVMPWAAPIGTGRGPVNPYALRLLRERLKVPMLVDAGLGLPSHACQVMEWGYDGVLLNTAVALAQEPVAMAGAFADAVQAGRTAYRAGAMAAQDAAQPSTPVLGTPFWHHAP
- a CDS encoding YXWGXW repeat-containing protein encodes the protein MKITRILLAAAVAAATLPAVAQVSVNINVPGLIQVAPPAPRYEPAPRPRSGQVWVPGHWQWNDRAYAWRPGYYVAARPDYAYAPGGWVRADGGWRWREGDWRRAERREERRSDRHHHDRGDRYDHDDDHRGGGHCPPGQAKKGRC